A stretch of Leptospira mtsangambouensis DNA encodes these proteins:
- a CDS encoding ECs_2282 family putative zinc-binding protein, translating into MKKEYSRKIELICPLCGSKLFEYDEQKENPDITCISCKKIFKKDELTEANQENFSININELHKEATKDIAKDLKEILKKTLGKNKNFKIK; encoded by the coding sequence ATGAAAAAAGAATATTCTAGAAAAATCGAATTAATTTGTCCTTTATGTGGAAGTAAATTATTTGAATACGATGAACAAAAGGAAAATCCAGATATAACTTGTATCTCCTGCAAAAAAATTTTTAAAAAAGATGAACTGACAGAAGCTAACCAAGAAAACTTTAGCATAAATATAAATGAATTACATAAAGAGGCAACGAAAGATATTGCTAAAGATTTAAAAGAAATATTAAAAAAGACTTTAGGGAAGAATAAAAATTTCAAAATAAAGTGA